A genome region from Pseudomonas pergaminensis includes the following:
- a CDS encoding DMT family transporter translates to MTLTVVLLVAFSIVLDVIGQLCFKIGLDRLPELDGGFRLNAFWGQVFNAPLLWAGIGAYAIEFFVWLEALSRAPLSLLFPAAALAYCGVVLAGKVVLGETVSRRRWLGTLVITLGVMLVAIAGSQA, encoded by the coding sequence GTGACCTTGACCGTGGTGTTGCTGGTGGCGTTTTCCATCGTGCTCGATGTGATCGGCCAGCTGTGTTTCAAGATCGGCCTGGACCGTTTGCCCGAGCTGGACGGCGGCTTTCGCCTGAATGCGTTCTGGGGCCAAGTGTTCAATGCGCCGTTGCTGTGGGCCGGGATCGGTGCTTATGCGATCGAATTTTTCGTGTGGCTCGAAGCCTTGTCCCGCGCGCCCTTGAGCCTATTGTTTCCGGCCGCCGCGCTGGCCTATTGCGGGGTGGTGCTGGCGGGCAAAGTGGTGTTGGGCGAGACCGTCAGCCGCCGCCGTTGGTTGGGCACGCTGGTGATTACCTTGGGAGTGATGTTGGTGGCGATTGCAGGGAGCCAGGCATGA
- a CDS encoding fatty acid desaturase family protein, with the protein MARPAYRLLHHSLWDLVPIALGLAHFAFVIWLVAAFHRLSWWALVPLALIYAISLSWSINSISHNQIHNAYFTHRAMNRAFDLLLSMTIGFSQTLYRDIHNRHHRGNADLPGPDGTTIDPLSIYQRGHNGQPENPWAYTFLSFFRDDPKPFYDEMKRKRPADARWVKVEIIVTVAFYVALAFYNWQAVLWLLPVWYLGQCLSSLNGYYEHFGGNPDLPIAWGVSSYSVLYNLIWMNNGYHAEHHYRPKMHWTKVKAFHREIAEQQREAGVKQLPVSHGLGFLVAHRKP; encoded by the coding sequence ATGGCTCGCCCCGCTTACCGCCTGCTGCATCACTCGCTCTGGGACCTCGTGCCCATCGCCCTGGGCCTGGCGCATTTCGCCTTTGTCATCTGGCTGGTTGCCGCCTTCCATCGCCTGAGCTGGTGGGCGCTGGTGCCCCTGGCACTGATCTACGCGATCAGCTTGTCGTGGAGCATCAACAGCATCTCCCACAACCAGATCCACAACGCCTACTTCACCCATCGCGCGATGAACCGGGCCTTCGACCTGCTGCTGTCGATGACCATCGGTTTTTCCCAGACGCTCTACCGCGATATCCACAACCGCCATCACCGTGGTAACGCCGACCTACCGGGGCCGGATGGCACAACCATCGACCCGCTGTCGATCTACCAGCGCGGCCACAATGGCCAACCAGAAAACCCGTGGGCCTATACCTTCCTGAGTTTTTTCCGCGACGATCCCAAGCCGTTCTATGACGAGATGAAGCGCAAACGCCCGGCCGATGCACGCTGGGTCAAAGTCGAGATCATCGTGACGGTGGCGTTCTATGTCGCCCTGGCGTTCTACAACTGGCAGGCGGTGCTGTGGCTGTTGCCGGTCTGGTACCTGGGCCAGTGCCTGTCGTCGCTCAATGGCTACTACGAACACTTCGGCGGCAACCCGGACCTGCCGATTGCCTGGGGCGTGAGTTCCTACAGCGTGCTGTACAACCTGATCTGGATGAACAACGGCTACCACGCCGAGCACCACTACCGACCGAAGATGCACTGGACCAAGGTGAAGGCGTTTCATCGGGAGATTGCCGAGCAACAGCGTGAGGCGGGGGTGAAGCAGCTTCCAGTGTCACACGGGTTGGGCTTTCTGGTGGCGCACAGAAAACCCTGA
- a CDS encoding arginase family protein gives MNILDLDHSLTGQAPIARRLANGRAHRIDLLDLGPKLRLWSTEKTWKRFAERMAQRPRPTDARPEILFVGSGDYHHLTPAFLADLKEPISLIHFDNHPDWVRFAPKRHCGSWVNRALKMPAIKRIVTLGPCSDDLHNPQLRGGNLGALKRGHLQLFPWQHAPSKVWGRVGDGAGHRQQEDHLHWRNLAELDWAAFLEQMISSLPTEAIWITLDKDVLASEDAATNWDQGGMRLTHLLQALRALAARKRIIGIDVCGEFAQPAFSNAFKRWEAKSDQPPPERWSAQDLQRNAATNEALIDLFEELFP, from the coding sequence TTGAACATTCTTGACCTCGACCACAGCCTCACGGGCCAGGCGCCGATTGCCCGGCGTTTGGCCAATGGCCGCGCCCACCGTATCGACCTGCTCGACCTGGGCCCCAAGCTGCGCCTGTGGTCCACCGAAAAAACCTGGAAGCGCTTCGCCGAACGCATGGCCCAACGGCCCCGGCCCACGGATGCGCGCCCGGAAATCCTGTTTGTCGGCTCGGGTGATTACCATCACCTCACGCCGGCGTTTCTCGCCGATCTCAAAGAACCGATCAGCCTGATCCACTTCGACAACCACCCCGACTGGGTGCGCTTTGCGCCCAAGCGCCACTGTGGTTCGTGGGTCAATCGCGCGCTGAAAATGCCGGCGATCAAACGCATCGTCACCCTCGGCCCCTGCAGCGATGACCTGCATAACCCGCAACTGCGCGGCGGCAACCTTGGCGCCCTCAAGCGCGGGCACTTGCAGCTGTTTCCCTGGCAGCACGCGCCCTCGAAAGTCTGGGGGCGGGTCGGGGACGGCGCCGGCCATCGTCAGCAGGAAGACCACCTGCACTGGCGCAACCTGGCCGAGCTGGATTGGGCGGCTTTCCTGGAGCAGATGATCAGCAGCCTGCCCACCGAAGCGATCTGGATCACCCTCGACAAAGACGTGCTCGCCAGTGAAGACGCGGCCACCAACTGGGACCAGGGCGGCATGCGCCTGACCCACCTGCTGCAAGCCCTGCGGGCCTTGGCCGCGCGCAAGCGCATCATCGGCATTGATGTATGCGGCGAGTTCGCCCAGCCGGCTTTCAGCAACGCGTTCAAGCGCTGGGAAGCCAAGTCGGACCAGCCACCACCCGAGCGCTGGAGCGCGCAAGACCTGCAGCGTAACGCTGCCACCAATGAAGCCTTGATTGATCTGTTTGAGGAGCTGTTCCCGTGA
- a CDS encoding alpha/beta fold hydrolase, whose product MRVLLLLAAVLFGLPSFAASRCDVNVPTQTVDLAQVSIAYQSIGRASDPALLLVMGLGGQLIHWPDEVVVALCQQGFRVIRYDNRDVGLSTWRQAPASANLTFEVLRYKLGLPVAAPYTLTDMADDAIGLMDALQIEQFHVLGASMGGMIAQHLAAMAPQRVESLTLIMTSSGAEGLPAPNAALVQLLSRRSAPNREVALEQQADLLAALGSPNVKDDRQALLHQAALSYDRAFNPDGVKRQIMAILAEPSRVPLLNQLRVPTLVVHGTADPLLPVMHGVHLAAHIQGSQLKLIPGLAHRFQEAFKAPLLAAVLPYLQAHREDAAHWAQIDPVGPSKLL is encoded by the coding sequence ATGCGCGTGTTGCTTTTACTGGCCGCTGTACTGTTCGGCCTGCCGTCTTTTGCGGCTTCTCGATGTGACGTCAATGTCCCGACCCAAACGGTCGACCTGGCTCAGGTGAGCATCGCCTACCAGAGCATCGGCCGTGCGTCCGATCCGGCCTTGCTGCTGGTGATGGGCCTGGGTGGGCAGTTGATCCACTGGCCCGACGAAGTTGTCGTCGCCCTGTGCCAGCAAGGTTTCCGGGTGATCCGCTATGACAACCGCGACGTCGGCCTGTCCACGTGGCGCCAGGCGCCTGCGAGCGCCAACCTGACCTTCGAGGTGCTGCGCTACAAGCTTGGCCTGCCAGTGGCGGCGCCCTATACCTTGACTGACATGGCCGATGACGCCATCGGTTTGATGGACGCCTTGCAGATCGAGCAATTCCACGTGCTGGGCGCGAGCATGGGCGGGATGATCGCCCAGCACCTGGCCGCCATGGCGCCGCAGCGGGTCGAGAGCCTCACGCTGATCATGACCAGTTCCGGTGCCGAAGGCCTGCCGGCGCCGAATGCGGCGCTGGTGCAATTGCTGTCGCGGCGCAGCGCGCCGAACCGTGAAGTGGCGCTGGAGCAACAGGCGGATCTGCTCGCCGCACTGGGCAGCCCGAACGTGAAGGATGATCGCCAGGCCTTGCTGCACCAGGCGGCGCTGTCCTACGACCGGGCCTTCAACCCGGACGGCGTGAAGCGCCAGATCATGGCGATCCTCGCCGAGCCGAGCCGCGTGCCCTTGCTCAACCAATTGCGCGTGCCGACGCTGGTGGTGCACGGTACCGCCGACCCGCTGCTGCCGGTGATGCACGGCGTGCACCTGGCGGCGCATATACAAGGCAGCCAGTTGAAACTGATCCCCGGCCTGGCCCATCGTTTCCAGGAAGCGTTCAAGGCGCCGTTGCTGGCGGCAGTGCTGCCGTACCTGCAAGCCCATCGTGAAGACGCGGCGCACTGGGCGCAGATCGATCCGGTCGGCCCTTCGAAGCTGCTGTGA
- a CDS encoding EamA family transporter: MSTQTMNTGWLHGRFGTVVLWALLICTESAGQLFTKVAGDQLGQMDFNWQWLGEVARNPGILAAIASYIGAFFVWMLILRRSSLSLAFPLSSLVFVVVLLGSWLGLGEHISPLHWVGVAVIIAGIALLAEGEEN; the protein is encoded by the coding sequence ATGAGTACGCAAACGATGAATACCGGATGGCTGCACGGGCGCTTCGGCACGGTGGTGCTGTGGGCCTTGTTGATCTGCACCGAAAGCGCCGGTCAGCTGTTTACCAAAGTGGCCGGGGATCAACTGGGGCAGATGGATTTCAACTGGCAGTGGCTGGGTGAAGTGGCGCGCAACCCCGGGATCCTGGCGGCGATCGCCAGCTACATCGGTGCGTTTTTCGTGTGGATGCTGATCCTGCGGCGCAGCAGCCTGTCCCTGGCGTTTCCGCTGAGCTCACTGGTGTTTGTGGTGGTGTTGCTGGGGTCGTGGCTGGGGCTGGGGGAACATATCAGCCCGCTGCACTGGGTGGGGGTGGCGGTGATTATCGCCGGCATCGCCCTGCTGGCCGAAGGCGAAGAAAACTGA
- a CDS encoding MipA/OmpV family protein: MLRITCAALAGLLGLWSVSNAAQAAGITGDVGAGVSYQPHDPTGSRYETRPVPYVDLDWGTVSLSTDDGLTWSALDTNGFTAGPYINYLQGRTSNGSLQGLRNVSDMAEVGGFVQYAPADFWRVYAQLGQAVGGGHSQSGALGKVGGELGYPLGSGVIGSSGLVAHFADARQTQTFFGVDDNEAAASGFRPYNASGGFQNVTLTQSFEFPLAAKWSLLTSASWVHLVGSAADSSIVRQTGEVNQGQVQTAISYTFD; encoded by the coding sequence ATGTTGAGGATCACTTGCGCTGCACTGGCCGGTTTACTGGGCCTCTGGAGCGTTTCGAACGCGGCTCAGGCCGCCGGTATCACCGGCGACGTCGGCGCAGGCGTCAGCTACCAGCCCCATGACCCTACCGGCAGCCGCTACGAAACGCGGCCCGTTCCCTACGTCGATCTGGACTGGGGCACTGTCAGCCTGAGTACCGACGACGGCTTGACCTGGAGCGCCTTGGACACCAACGGTTTTACCGCCGGCCCGTATATCAATTACCTGCAGGGGCGCACCTCGAACGGCTCGCTGCAGGGCTTGCGCAATGTGTCGGACATGGCCGAGGTAGGCGGTTTCGTTCAGTACGCACCGGCTGATTTCTGGCGGGTGTATGCACAGCTGGGCCAGGCCGTCGGCGGCGGCCATTCGCAGAGCGGCGCGCTGGGCAAGGTCGGCGGCGAATTGGGCTACCCGTTGGGCAGCGGTGTGATCGGCAGCAGTGGCCTGGTGGCGCACTTCGCCGATGCCCGCCAAACCCAGACGTTTTTCGGCGTGGATGACAACGAGGCAGCCGCTTCGGGCTTTCGGCCGTACAACGCCAGCGGCGGCTTCCAGAACGTGACGCTGACCCAGAGTTTCGAGTTTCCGCTGGCGGCCAAATGGTCGTTGCTGACCAGCGCGAGCTGGGTGCATCTGGTGGGCTCGGCGGCGGACAGCAGCATCGTCCGGCAGACCGGCGAAGTGAACCAGGGCCAGGTGCAGACGGCCATCAGCTACACATTCGATTGA
- a CDS encoding dermonecrotic toxin domain-containing protein, whose product MERWLIDQQQALFSTPNSDPLATIDYRLKTRPLETGISDWLNLLAEAQYHEAIKPVPGFEIDNANMARLPIEAFDKQRQSQSLFALAPEQPKPTPLEEEMLSQFGQLYPSLPLSQRQAQVLQQRTALDGLLDKDDSVTNRKTRLQQFQQQLDNLRVQQDASAVAARLMLKRRTHDVATLNTQFTALYNARVAGLRIEAQIQHALNQISADELKLLEVILDSPVAEERFIEVAVCSMSLSVTEQTNTTKKITESELKGPLVFTAATDLKLPSTSAASYLVYWPGTGGGLQRFASRQALQGALFNIAPQDDRLALALKELTDNPFEHSLRLQQVNFEERAAQLRLTYATPDDADKLVERLEKLREETVEMLVVPEHSAREAAFLEIVEQNNSSHLAASIPTWLDKQTEEQRELLRTRLKAYIPALKRSQALLDQSLPSRDEFVRLKIDSRLRKDFSITQDFTVEVDLPDSTRDIRDPVTGGSGVGGTPIKIITAPSLKRSKMSLDELAVRNIDSSMGKRLHYMTLDVTADNTAEFDRLKAGIDAAYLVKMVQDLNLANAYEKRIVQAFRGTSQESAFQLNYRRECLAEPLRLMLQTQGQLAFMQNHINADERLVWDTAIDADTQQAWEVGTQRIALLPAILVDDSDTNRYGTVTLSGISFIQEKISGMTLLYLPDAPDDRCLQRFDSLELARRKLFDLCSIDTMAEYVASRALTGELQSHLNRIDQATVKHYDAIIGVGSPWPVTTSLAAHQLDAHMGRLIESNRQYARSNEDLADEKYALKSGGLFNGIKIAVSFLPLIGTAVSLVDATTSLYAAVDALRKGDMHHGIEQLASVFECLVYAGMDALTFAAVPAARPNTAKTLMLQRQLKHILRPDFWRNLKSRQAKTQVHRFAGYEFDQLLELGSLQAVQTGPYRHTLRHTSGEHFIADGGRYFKVKFEPTAHEMRLVAKGKTYSPVIAFDEAQQWNTYSALHGGYLTGYSGGSRRGQGTSRAGSRVPAAVEQQTPPAVATVHTQRQATLNDLDRLSKKLGAQVEVTNRDTMRLDNEFSTATTATGTTSRHQATKALDLRLIEDADLAKQVYALNQTAAGFLGSTLQQTVAKSQNWAAMIVGNRYALRALNAKRRILGLQGDFTQLKNRMKAMSPDGAEYLHAEKVLKQYRIEMLDELKQVEIMLGEVTGWLDRITFPSMRAEVIKFASPLQIIFTEHRTQLAKAEMLLELLRAERQPGNPSWIYQERVLELATDKLKRTIAAHRELPTANISKAQRNQVLSNTLEAYELFHLDLTTWNAMSPSHFDANYVSQMLDSLTQLMERARKGIKKAYTAPQAEHTKTLFETEDGQVLVGTEKPAQQQSPRQFIVEDSEGKPVEVWEQMSGSQRYRLNAELSQPKTQPPALPSDLPTMVTEAQARLAAVDAFENKVRAYQTMEPINLEHMLVSEAEALELRANQLQGLSPTHPLIEQLRSRATPLRPAGQALRIERTLASKKPTEGYLDYLMEHNRVEIRKVGIRRGQTQKRPDGETDYFQEYSIHDTARPQDAPSWFAHFHYVKANSAFDTFAKAHLKIAAERYRGLHWQMKKSGKGVQFADLTIWRGNIGKYYAKKHFEALN is encoded by the coding sequence ATGGAGCGTTGGTTGATCGATCAGCAACAAGCCTTGTTTTCGACTCCGAACTCCGATCCCCTCGCTACGATTGACTATCGTCTCAAGACCAGGCCGCTGGAAACCGGTATCAGCGACTGGCTGAATCTATTGGCCGAGGCCCAATATCACGAAGCGATCAAGCCCGTCCCCGGTTTCGAAATCGATAATGCCAACATGGCACGACTGCCCATCGAAGCATTTGATAAACAGCGCCAGAGCCAATCACTGTTTGCCCTGGCACCTGAACAGCCGAAACCCACCCCCCTTGAGGAGGAGATGCTCTCGCAGTTCGGCCAGCTCTACCCAAGCCTGCCATTGAGCCAACGCCAGGCCCAAGTGCTGCAACAACGCACCGCCCTGGACGGCCTGCTCGACAAAGATGATTCTGTAACCAACCGCAAAACGCGCTTGCAGCAATTCCAGCAGCAACTCGATAATTTGCGAGTACAACAGGACGCATCAGCCGTCGCAGCACGCCTCATGCTGAAAAGACGCACCCACGATGTGGCAACCCTCAATACCCAATTTACCGCTCTTTACAATGCGCGCGTAGCGGGGCTAAGAATCGAAGCGCAAATTCAGCATGCGTTGAACCAAATCAGCGCCGATGAGCTGAAACTGCTGGAGGTCATCCTTGATTCGCCCGTGGCCGAAGAGCGATTCATTGAAGTAGCGGTCTGTTCGATGAGCCTCTCGGTCACCGAACAGACCAATACCACCAAAAAAATCACTGAGAGCGAGCTCAAAGGACCGCTGGTATTCACTGCCGCAACCGACTTGAAACTACCGTCGACATCCGCCGCCAGTTACTTGGTTTACTGGCCGGGCACTGGCGGGGGCTTGCAACGCTTCGCGTCCCGACAAGCACTGCAAGGAGCCTTGTTCAACATCGCGCCCCAGGACGACCGGCTTGCCTTGGCGCTCAAGGAGCTGACCGACAACCCCTTCGAACACAGCCTCAGACTTCAGCAAGTCAATTTTGAGGAACGTGCGGCGCAGTTGCGCTTGACCTATGCCACCCCGGACGATGCCGACAAACTGGTCGAACGCCTGGAAAAATTACGCGAAGAAACCGTCGAAATGCTCGTGGTGCCCGAGCACAGCGCCCGCGAAGCGGCGTTTTTGGAAATCGTGGAGCAGAACAACAGCAGTCATCTGGCGGCAAGCATCCCGACCTGGCTGGACAAGCAAACCGAGGAACAGCGGGAACTGCTCAGGACTCGGCTCAAGGCGTACATTCCCGCACTCAAGCGCTCCCAGGCCTTGCTCGACCAATCTCTGCCCTCACGGGATGAATTCGTCAGGCTTAAGATCGATTCACGCTTGCGCAAAGACTTCTCCATCACCCAGGATTTTACCGTAGAAGTGGACCTGCCTGATTCGACAAGGGATATCCGAGATCCCGTAACCGGCGGCAGCGGAGTGGGCGGAACCCCAATCAAGATAATCACCGCACCCAGCCTGAAACGCAGCAAGATGTCGCTTGATGAACTGGCCGTGAGGAACATCGACAGCAGCATGGGCAAGCGGCTGCACTACATGACCCTGGACGTGACGGCTGACAACACCGCGGAGTTCGACAGGCTCAAGGCGGGTATAGACGCTGCCTACCTGGTCAAGATGGTCCAGGACCTCAACCTGGCCAACGCCTACGAAAAGCGAATAGTCCAAGCCTTCAGAGGTACCTCCCAGGAGTCGGCATTCCAATTGAACTACCGCCGTGAATGCCTGGCGGAACCACTGCGCTTGATGCTCCAGACTCAAGGCCAGTTGGCGTTCATGCAAAACCATATCAACGCTGACGAGCGCCTGGTGTGGGACACCGCGATCGACGCCGATACGCAGCAAGCATGGGAGGTCGGCACCCAACGTATTGCCCTGCTGCCGGCAATACTGGTCGATGACAGCGACACTAACCGCTATGGCACAGTCACGCTCTCAGGTATCAGCTTCATTCAGGAAAAAATCTCCGGGATGACGTTACTTTACCTGCCCGATGCGCCGGATGATCGATGCTTGCAGCGCTTCGACAGCCTGGAACTGGCGCGCAGGAAACTGTTTGATCTCTGCAGTATCGACACCATGGCCGAGTACGTGGCAAGCCGTGCCTTGACAGGAGAGCTCCAGTCTCACCTCAACCGCATTGACCAGGCCACGGTCAAACACTATGACGCGATCATCGGTGTCGGCTCCCCCTGGCCAGTCACTACTTCGCTGGCAGCTCATCAATTGGATGCCCACATGGGACGCCTGATCGAGAGCAATCGACAGTACGCTCGCTCCAATGAGGACCTGGCGGATGAGAAATACGCGCTCAAATCAGGTGGTCTGTTCAACGGCATCAAAATCGCGGTGAGTTTTCTTCCACTGATCGGCACCGCGGTTTCCCTCGTCGATGCCACCACTAGCCTTTACGCTGCGGTCGATGCCCTCAGGAAAGGCGACATGCACCACGGCATCGAGCAACTGGCCTCGGTGTTCGAATGCCTGGTGTATGCAGGCATGGACGCGCTGACCTTTGCCGCCGTGCCTGCGGCACGGCCCAACACCGCCAAAACGTTGATGCTGCAGCGCCAACTCAAACACATACTGCGCCCTGACTTCTGGCGCAACCTGAAGTCACGCCAGGCGAAAACCCAGGTTCATCGTTTCGCCGGCTACGAATTCGATCAACTACTCGAGCTCGGCAGCCTGCAAGCGGTGCAAACCGGTCCTTATCGCCACACGCTACGGCATACATCCGGCGAGCATTTCATCGCGGACGGTGGACGTTACTTCAAAGTGAAGTTTGAACCAACAGCCCATGAAATGCGGCTGGTCGCCAAGGGGAAAACCTACTCGCCGGTCATTGCCTTTGACGAAGCGCAGCAATGGAACACTTACTCGGCGCTGCATGGCGGCTATCTCACCGGGTATAGCGGCGGCAGCCGACGAGGACAGGGAACATCGCGTGCGGGTTCGCGCGTGCCAGCCGCTGTGGAGCAGCAGACTCCGCCAGCGGTAGCCACCGTACACACGCAACGCCAGGCAACACTCAACGATCTTGATAGGCTCTCCAAAAAGCTCGGCGCACAAGTTGAAGTGACCAACCGCGATACGATGAGATTGGACAACGAATTCAGTACCGCCACCACCGCGACAGGCACGACATCGAGGCACCAAGCGACCAAGGCACTGGACCTGCGCTTGATCGAAGACGCTGACCTCGCCAAACAGGTATACGCGTTGAATCAAACAGCCGCCGGGTTCCTAGGCAGTACATTGCAGCAGACCGTCGCCAAAAGTCAAAACTGGGCGGCCATGATAGTGGGCAATCGTTACGCGCTTCGGGCATTGAACGCCAAGCGACGAATACTTGGCTTGCAGGGTGACTTTACGCAGTTAAAGAACCGCATGAAGGCAATGTCCCCCGACGGCGCTGAATACCTGCACGCTGAAAAAGTGCTCAAGCAATATCGAATTGAAATGCTTGATGAGCTGAAACAGGTAGAAATCATGCTTGGAGAAGTGACTGGCTGGTTGGACCGCATAACCTTCCCGTCCATGAGGGCAGAAGTGATCAAATTTGCATCGCCGTTGCAGATAATTTTCACCGAGCACCGTACGCAGCTGGCAAAGGCCGAAATGTTGTTGGAACTGCTGCGTGCTGAACGCCAACCGGGGAACCCTAGCTGGATCTATCAAGAAAGGGTGTTGGAACTGGCCACCGACAAACTGAAACGCACCATCGCCGCCCACCGGGAACTTCCCACGGCCAACATCAGTAAGGCCCAGCGCAACCAAGTGCTAAGCAACACCCTCGAGGCTTATGAACTGTTTCACCTCGATCTGACAACCTGGAACGCCATGTCACCCAGCCACTTTGACGCGAACTATGTTTCACAGATGCTGGACTCCCTGACCCAACTCATGGAGCGAGCACGCAAGGGCATAAAAAAAGCCTACACCGCCCCCCAGGCAGAACACACCAAAACGCTCTTTGAAACCGAGGATGGACAGGTTCTGGTGGGCACTGAGAAACCGGCGCAACAGCAATCACCGAGACAATTTATTGTGGAGGACAGCGAGGGCAAACCTGTGGAGGTGTGGGAGCAAATGTCCGGCAGCCAGCGATACCGCTTGAACGCCGAGCTGAGCCAGCCCAAGACTCAGCCCCCGGCGCTGCCTAGCGACCTGCCGACCATGGTGACCGAAGCCCAGGCCCGTTTAGCCGCCGTGGATGCCTTCGAAAACAAAGTCCGCGCTTACCAAACGATGGAACCGATCAACCTTGAGCACATGTTAGTCAGTGAAGCCGAGGCCTTGGAACTTCGAGCCAACCAGCTACAAGGCCTATCCCCCACGCACCCACTAATCGAACAACTGCGCAGTCGGGCAACCCCCCTCAGGCCCGCCGGACAAGCCCTGCGTATCGAGCGTACGCTGGCCAGCAAGAAACCGACCGAAGGCTATCTGGACTACTTGATGGAACACAATCGCGTTGAGATCCGCAAAGTCGGCATTCGCCGCGGGCAGACACAAAAACGCCCCGACGGAGAAACCGACTACTTTCAGGAATATTCCATTCACGACACAGCCAGGCCGCAGGACGCACCAAGCTGGTTCGCCCACTTTCACTACGTGAAGGCCAACTCAGCGTTCGATACCTTTGCCAAAGCGCACCTGAAAATCGCTGCGGAACGGTATCGGGGTCTGCACTGGCAAATGAAGAAGAGCGGCAAGGGTGTGCAATTCGCCGACCTGACTATATGGCGCGGCAATATCGGCAAATACTATGCAAAGAAACACTTCGAAGCCCTGAACTGA
- a CDS encoding DsbA family oxidoreductase: MSTPLKIDFVSDVSCPWCIIGLRGLTEALDQLGAEVQAEIHFQPFELNPNMPAIGQNIVEHITEKYGSTAEESQANRARIRDMGAELGFAFRTDGQSRIYNTFDAHRLLHWAGLEGLQYNLKEALFKAYFTDGQDPSDHATLAIIAESVGLDIKRAAEILASDEYVAEVREQEQLWISRGVSSVPTIVFNDQYAVSGGQPAEAFVGAIRQIINDAKN, translated from the coding sequence ATGAGTACTCCCCTGAAAATCGATTTCGTCAGCGACGTGTCCTGCCCCTGGTGCATCATTGGCCTGCGCGGGCTGACCGAAGCCCTTGACCAGCTTGGCGCCGAGGTGCAGGCCGAGATCCATTTCCAACCGTTCGAACTGAACCCGAACATGCCTGCCATCGGTCAGAACATCGTCGAGCACATCACCGAGAAATACGGCTCCACCGCTGAAGAATCCCAGGCCAACCGTGCGCGCATCCGCGACATGGGCGCCGAGCTGGGCTTTGCCTTTCGCACCGATGGCCAGAGCCGCATCTACAACACCTTCGACGCACACCGCCTGCTGCACTGGGCCGGGCTCGAAGGTTTGCAGTACAACCTCAAGGAAGCGCTGTTCAAGGCGTACTTCACCGATGGGCAGGACCCGTCCGACCACGCCACCCTGGCGATCATCGCCGAAAGTGTCGGCCTGGATATCAAACGCGCAGCCGAGATTCTCGCCTCCGACGAATACGTCGCCGAAGTGCGTGAGCAAGAGCAGCTGTGGATCTCCCGTGGCGTGAGCTCGGTGCCGACCATCGTGTTCAACGACCAGTACGCCGTCAGCGGTGGCCAGCCAGCGGAAGCCTTTGTCGGTGCCATTCGCCAGATCATCAACGACGCGAAAAACTAA
- the metR gene encoding transcriptional regulator MetR — protein sequence MLEIRHLKTLHALREADSLVEAAERLHLTQSALSHQFKELEERLGMPLFVRKTKPLRFTSAGLRLLQLADATLPLLRGAERDIARLAGGTAGRLHMAIECHSCFQWLMPTIDQFRDAWPEVELDLASGFAFAPLPALARGDLDLVVTSDPLELPGITYVPLFTYEAMLAVANQHPLAHKPYVVPEDLLTETLITYPVERDRLDIFTRFLEPADVEPAQVRTSELTVMMMQLVASGRGVCGMPHWALHEYSSRGYVKGKRLGEKGLFATLYAGIRADMLDAPYMRDFLLTAKDTSFSTLDGVSAVR from the coding sequence GTGCTGGAAATCCGTCATCTCAAAACCCTGCACGCCTTGCGCGAAGCCGACAGCCTGGTGGAAGCCGCCGAGCGCCTGCACCTGACGCAGTCGGCGCTGTCCCACCAGTTCAAGGAGCTGGAAGAACGCCTGGGCATGCCGCTGTTCGTGCGCAAGACCAAGCCGCTGCGCTTCACCAGCGCCGGCCTGCGCCTGCTGCAACTGGCCGACGCCACCCTGCCGCTGCTGCGCGGTGCGGAACGCGACATCGCCCGGTTGGCCGGCGGCACTGCCGGGCGCCTGCACATGGCGATCGAGTGCCACAGCTGCTTCCAGTGGCTGATGCCGACCATCGACCAGTTCCGCGATGCCTGGCCGGAGGTCGAACTGGACCTGGCCTCCGGCTTTGCCTTCGCGCCGCTCCCAGCCCTGGCCCGCGGCGACCTGGACCTGGTGGTGACCTCCGACCCGCTGGAGTTGCCCGGCATTACCTACGTGCCGTTGTTCACCTACGAAGCCATGCTCGCGGTCGCCAACCAGCACCCGCTGGCGCACAAACCATACGTCGTGCCGGAAGACCTGCTGACCGAAACCCTGATCACCTACCCGGTCGAGCGCGACCGCCTGGACATCTTCACCCGCTTCCTCGAACCCGCCGACGTAGAACCGGCCCAGGTGCGCACCTCGGAACTGACCGTGATGATGATGCAATTGGTGGCCAGCGGCCGTGGTGTGTGCGGCATGCCCCATTGGGCGCTGCATGAATACAGCTCGCGCGGTTACGTGAAAGGCAAGCGCCTGGGTGAGAAAGGCTTGTTTGCAACGCTGTACGCGGGGATTCGCGCAGACATGCTGGATGCGCCGTATATGCGCGACTTCCTGCTGACCGCCAAGGACACCTCATTCTCCACCCTCGATGGGGTCAGCGCGGTGCGCTGA